Genomic window (Mycolicibacterium smegmatis):
CTCGAGCATGCGGTGTGCCTTCGGGGCCTGCTCGGCGGGCAGTACGTCGGCCACGCGAAGTGTCAGCACGCCCATCTCAGCCTGACGGCTCAACGTCGTGAGCCCCTCGGTATCGGTGATGCGATCAGGCACCATCACCGGAACCACCCGGACACCACGCTCCCCCGGCCCCTCCCACCCGCGCAACTCGACCAGCATGCCACCATCAGCGACCGCACCGAGCACCTCACCCTGCTGATCAGAGCCATCAACCAGGCCCGGCACCCCACCCGGAACCAACCCACGGATCCGCGCCGCGACCTCGGCACCACGCTCGACAACGTGATCAGCGCCGAAACCGCGGACCAGCTCCACATCACGCTCGACCGCATCGGCAATCACCCGCAACCCATCAGCCTTCGCCAACTCGACCGCAAAGCCACCGACCGCACCCGCCGCACCAGTCACCGCCACCGTCTCCCCCGCACGCAGCCCCAGCGTATCCAGCGCCAGACGCGCGGTCATCGCATTCATCAGCAGAGTCGACGCCGCAGCGAAATCAGCGTTCGCCGGCGCGGGCACCACCGAGGCCGCGGGCACCACAACCTGCTCGGCATACGCCCCACCATGTTCACCGACGAACATCACCATCGCGATCACCCGCTGCCCCACATGAAGGCGACCATCACAGCCCGGCCCGATCTGATCGATGACACCCGCAGCGTCCATCCCGGGCACAAACGGCGGACGCCGGCCCGCCATACGCACAGCATGACCACCGGTCCGCAACAAGACATCGGTCGGACTCACCGCCGCGGCATACACCCGGATACGCACCTCCCCCGGGCCCGCCTGCGGCTCAGGCAAGTCGATCACCTCAAGTGCGTCCGGACCACCGAATTCATATACACCAACAGCTTTCACGCCTTTGAACAACCCGACGCATCGGCCCATCATTCCTCGCAAACTCACGCAGATCACCGACGCCGACAATCGCAACGGCAGTGCACAGAAGCACGGACGTGAACCGCACTGACTGCTCGGGTTCGCAGATCGGCGACTGCGACGTGTTTCACTGTGGCGATGGAACCAGAGTGCTCCGACGAAGTTACCGGGCGAACCCGCAGGCGGGTTGCTCGCGAGGGACCGACCCGGCGGGCGCTCAAACGCGCAGAGCGGCACGACCGCGTCTATGAAGCGGCGATTGCGCTGTTCGTCGACCGCGGATTCGAGACCACCTCGATGGACGATATCGCCGAACGGTCTGGACTGTCGCGCAGCACCGTCTTCACGCACTTCCCCCGCAAGACGCTGATCCTGGAGGAGTGGATGCGGCGACGACGGGACGAGGCCCGGAGATCGGCACGAGTCGACGGCGTGGCGGGTCGGCCACTTCGAGACGTGCTCGGCGCCTACCTCGACACCCTAGCCGCCTCGAATTCCGCTGCTCGCGAGGAGATGTGCGCGCTGGTCCCGCCTGCCCTCCTGCACACGACGATGCTGGTCGACCATCCGATCGGGCTGGACTTCGCCGCTCTCATCGTGGAAAGCGAAGCGGCACTTAAACCAAGCGTGCAACCGGAACAGGTCGGACGGCTGCTGGCGGCGGGCTATGTCTCCGCGATGTCGCAGTGGATCCAGGAGGAGCCGCCGACGTCCGATCTCGGCGCCGAACTGCGCGCGCTGCTTGACCTCGTGCTCTCGGGCGCTCAACGGGACATATCCGAATAGTGCTCCCACCTGGCGTTGTGCCAGGAATCCGGACTCAAGTCTTGTTTCGTTGCACATCTGCTCGTAGGGTTTCACCGGTGACCACACTTATCACCGGAGCAACCGGCGGAATCGGCGCGAGCCTTGTTCGACGATTGGCGTCAGCCGGCCACGCCGTACGGGCAGGTAGTCGCGATCCCCGCAAGGCAGCGGGATTAGGCGCCGAGGTCGTCGAGCTCGATCTCACAGCGCCGGAGACCTTCGACGAAGCTTTGACCGACATCGACCGCATCTTCCTCTACGCGGAGCCTGCCGCCATCAAGGACTTCGTTGACTGCGCAGAACGTGCAGGTGTCCGGCGGGTCGTCCTGCTCTCCTCGGACTCGGTCGAAATGGACGACGCGGAACACAATGCGCTGGCACGACATCATGCCGATGTCGAAACAGCCCTCGGCGAAGCGTC
Coding sequences:
- a CDS encoding NADP-dependent oxidoreductase, which gives rise to MKAVGVYEFGGPDALEVIDLPEPQAGPGEVRIRVYAAAVSPTDVLLRTGGHAVRMAGRRPPFVPGMDAAGVIDQIGPGCDGRLHVGQRVIAMVMFVGEHGGAYAEQVVVPAASVVPAPANADFAAASTLLMNAMTARLALDTLGLRAGETVAVTGAAGAVGGFAVELAKADGLRVIADAVERDVELVRGFGADHVVERGAEVAARIRGLVPGGVPGLVDGSDQQGEVLGAVADGGMLVELRGWEGPGERGVRVVPVMVPDRITDTEGLTTLSRQAEMGVLTLRVADVLPAEQAPKAHRMLEAGGLRGRIVLDFS
- a CDS encoding TetR/AcrR family transcriptional regulator, producing MEPECSDEVTGRTRRRVAREGPTRRALKRAERHDRVYEAAIALFVDRGFETTSMDDIAERSGLSRSTVFTHFPRKTLILEEWMRRRRDEARRSARVDGVAGRPLRDVLGAYLDTLAASNSAAREEMCALVPPALLHTTMLVDHPIGLDFAALIVESEAALKPSVQPEQVGRLLAAGYVSAMSQWIQEEPPTSDLGAELRALLDLVLSGAQRDISE